In the genome of Pelagibacterium nitratireducens, one region contains:
- a CDS encoding YcbK family protein has protein sequence MRLLSSLIVMVCLLGACAPMAMFASGNGAGYSGLRSDWGTYVSHSNVNAFCLSPKLRLLIWDVEGHFGKKVVMNSGYRTPWHNASVGGAEASFHTKCMAADFYIPGVPKSRIIAYARNNGLVGGLGCYPGQNFVHLDVRDRPRGYRGPVTFSGC, from the coding sequence ATGCGTTTACTGTCTAGTTTGATCGTCATGGTGTGCCTGCTCGGCGCCTGCGCTCCGATGGCGATGTTCGCCTCGGGAAATGGCGCGGGATATAGCGGCCTGCGGTCCGACTGGGGAACCTATGTGTCCCATTCCAACGTCAATGCCTTCTGTCTTTCTCCCAAGCTGCGCCTTTTGATCTGGGATGTCGAAGGGCATTTCGGCAAGAAGGTGGTCATGAATTCGGGCTATCGCACGCCATGGCACAACGCCTCGGTCGGCGGCGCTGAAGCCTCGTTCCACACCAAGTGCATGGCTGCCGATTTCTACATTCCCGGCGTCCCCAAATCCCGCATCATCGCTTATGCGCGCAACAACGGACTGGTCGGCGGGCTGGGTTGCTACCCCGGTCAGAACTTCGTTCATCTCGACGTCCGCGACCGGCCGCGCGGCTATCGTGGACCGGTCACATTCAGCGGCTGTTGA
- a CDS encoding ABC transporter substrate-binding protein, with translation MKRLTITSALAVLMAATASMAMAQDWSFTDGAGNTVTLDNPPERIVAFSSSAAGLMQFGVNPVGIFIDESASGKSYAEFDLSGIEVIRTAWNELQPESLLALDPNLIVTEYWPRTQSYSGGDQMSPQGQFSGVAPIIGIEQGASILGLIEAYGELAEALGADLDAPEIASQREAFEQARTELTAAASEKPGLQVMAAYASDESLMVAAPAGAAELQDFTNWGLDVVVPDAPEGEYWGILSWENADTYPADVLLLDDRSGDDVRTAVENQPLAEIIDAVRAGQVGDWPAWWIRTYGSYAAELEELTALIERSEVVTQ, from the coding sequence ATGAAACGCCTGACGATCACATCTGCCCTTGCCGTCCTCATGGCGGCAACGGCATCCATGGCCATGGCTCAGGACTGGAGCTTCACCGACGGCGCGGGAAACACGGTTACCCTCGACAACCCGCCCGAACGGATCGTGGCCTTCTCGTCCTCGGCAGCCGGGCTGATGCAGTTCGGGGTGAACCCGGTCGGAATTTTCATCGACGAGAGCGCCTCGGGGAAAAGCTATGCCGAGTTCGACCTGTCGGGGATCGAAGTCATTCGCACGGCCTGGAACGAACTGCAGCCCGAGAGCCTCCTGGCCCTGGACCCCAACCTGATCGTTACCGAATACTGGCCGCGCACCCAATCATACAGCGGGGGTGACCAGATGAGTCCGCAAGGCCAATTTTCCGGCGTTGCGCCCATCATCGGCATTGAACAGGGCGCTTCCATTCTCGGTTTGATCGAGGCTTATGGCGAACTCGCCGAGGCGCTCGGGGCCGATCTGGATGCACCCGAAATCGCCAGCCAGCGCGAAGCTTTCGAGCAGGCTCGTACCGAACTGACCGCTGCGGCAAGCGAGAAGCCCGGGCTCCAGGTCATGGCCGCCTATGCGAGCGACGAGAGCCTGATGGTAGCGGCTCCCGCCGGGGCGGCCGAATTGCAGGATTTCACCAACTGGGGGCTCGATGTCGTCGTGCCGGACGCTCCCGAAGGGGAATACTGGGGCATCCTGAGCTGGGAAAACGCCGACACCTATCCTGCCGATGTTTTGCTCCTGGATGACCGCAGCGGAGATGACGTCCGCACTGCTGTTGAAAATCAGCCGCTTGCGGAAATCATCGACGCCGTGCGGGCCGGTCAGGTTGGCGATTGGCCAGCCTGGTGGATCCGGACCTACGGCTCCTATGCGGCTGAGCTCGAGGAACTGACCGCACTGATCGAGCGCTCCGAAGTGGTGACCCAATAA
- a CDS encoding SDR family NAD(P)-dependent oxidoreductase translates to MAKVAWVLGGGSGIGAETVKQLCQRGWTVAISGRREQPLNALSVSHGARPYPLDVTDFDAVKTTLASIAEELGKIDLVVFSVAAWEVTEPGRYDYESYAKIIDTNLLGAMRIIDPVVAQMRKQGFGEIALVASVAGYFGLPRSAAYSSGKSAMITLAETMRTELAADNISVRVICPGFVKTDLTAKNDFPMPFLMEADDAGKRIADGLLNSKKFEIAFPLPFVLILKTIRLLPYPVFFALMSRLISQPSK, encoded by the coding sequence ATGGCTAAGGTTGCATGGGTGCTTGGCGGTGGTTCGGGAATCGGCGCCGAGACGGTGAAACAGCTTTGCCAGCGCGGTTGGACCGTCGCCATTTCGGGACGACGCGAACAGCCGCTCAATGCGCTGTCGGTCAGCCATGGCGCGCGCCCCTACCCGCTCGACGTGACCGATTTCGATGCGGTCAAGACCACCCTCGCAAGCATCGCCGAGGAATTGGGCAAGATCGATCTCGTTGTGTTTTCAGTCGCTGCCTGGGAGGTTACCGAGCCGGGGCGGTACGATTACGAGAGCTACGCCAAAATCATAGACACAAACCTGTTGGGCGCCATGCGGATCATCGACCCGGTCGTCGCTCAGATGCGCAAGCAGGGGTTTGGCGAGATCGCGCTGGTGGCCTCGGTCGCGGGCTATTTCGGGCTACCGCGCTCGGCGGCCTACTCGTCGGGAAAATCGGCAATGATTACGCTGGCCGAGACCATGCGGACAGAGCTTGCGGCCGACAATATATCGGTGCGGGTTATCTGCCCGGGCTTCGTCAAGACCGACCTCACGGCCAAGAACGATTTTCCGATGCCGTTTCTCATGGAAGCCGACGATGCGGGCAAGCGGATAGCCGATGGCCTGCTCAACTCGAAAAAATTCGAGATTGCATTCCCCCTGCCGTTCGTCCTGATCCTGAAGACGATCCGGCTGTTGCCCTACCCGGTGTTTTTTGCCCTGATGTCGCGGCTGATTTCGCAGCCGTCGAAATGA
- a CDS encoding DUF2806 domain-containing protein, with translation MSRDDEGSGQSNLPEPVARQEERKSGWLASINPQNAARVVRTIGKLTGIASRVSDGLSQKLRENKGRDTITAAVAERLAAGIKNSDPTMERIFQREAERLVREQENLEEIADIAAENLGGRKESDFQKGDIEDDWLYQFENAAKGFSSDRMKHTFARILSGEILRPGSYSPATLKALVTLSSEDAKLIAIFMSMAFTTTVGSLTPQLISADLVPGSNGLRPFGLSYDKLSLLQQCGFLSPELNTHREVGEALFTLVPGFIGSSFVRWQPLAEPNNGRQIKLPGLLLTKVGSEISQVVERGAPPPEYIEKIKEFSEKKMKLKLLHT, from the coding sequence ATGTCTAGAGACGACGAAGGATCTGGCCAAAGCAATTTGCCCGAGCCAGTAGCTAGGCAAGAGGAAAGGAAGTCAGGATGGCTCGCTTCCATCAATCCGCAAAACGCGGCGCGGGTTGTGAGGACGATAGGAAAACTTACGGGCATTGCTTCAAGGGTTTCTGATGGACTTTCGCAGAAATTACGCGAGAACAAGGGGCGCGACACCATAACTGCTGCGGTTGCTGAACGCCTTGCGGCTGGCATAAAGAACTCCGATCCGACGATGGAAAGGATATTCCAACGAGAAGCCGAACGCTTGGTGCGCGAGCAAGAAAATCTTGAAGAAATCGCTGACATTGCAGCAGAGAACCTTGGAGGTCGCAAAGAGTCGGACTTCCAGAAAGGTGATATTGAGGATGATTGGCTCTATCAATTTGAGAATGCTGCAAAAGGCTTTTCGTCGGATCGAATGAAGCACACTTTCGCGCGCATTCTTTCCGGAGAAATACTCAGGCCGGGGAGCTATTCACCAGCGACACTGAAGGCATTGGTTACACTAAGTTCTGAGGATGCGAAACTGATCGCCATATTCATGTCAATGGCGTTCACTACGACCGTAGGGTCGCTCACTCCGCAACTGATTAGTGCGGACCTAGTTCCAGGGTCGAACGGTTTACGTCCGTTTGGTTTGTCCTACGACAAGTTATCACTGCTGCAGCAGTGCGGCTTCCTATCCCCAGAGCTCAACACCCACCGAGAGGTTGGAGAGGCTCTATTCACTTTAGTGCCTGGCTTCATAGGCAGTTCGTTTGTCCGGTGGCAGCCATTGGCCGAGCCAAACAATGGGCGTCAAATCAAGCTACCAGGTTTATTGCTAACGAAGGTTGGCAGCGAAATTTCGCAAGTCGTGGAAAGGGGGGCTCCGCCACCGGAATATATAGAGAAGATAAAGGAGTTCTCTGAAAAAAAAATGAAACTCAAGCTGCTTCATACCTAG
- a CDS encoding dipeptidase has product MTDANAPLDAVLSHVDANVDQSLERLFTLLRIASISTDPAYAGECHKAAEWLTNELQGLDFDSAVRPTPGHPMVVGHQRSDVGPNVLFYGHYDVQPVDPIELWTSEPFEPKIGEENGRKVILARGASDDKGQLMTFIEACRAYKAVRGTLPVGVTVLLEGEEESGSPSLDGFLKENAAELKADIALVCDTDMWDEETPSIITMLRGLMADQVEIQAASRDLHSGMYGNAARNPNQVLAEIIASLRNPDGSVAVEGFYDDVPELPAEVAEQWKRLPFDEKAYLSAVGLSEPAGEKNRSVLEQITSRPTCEINGMWGGYTGDGFKTVIPAKAGAKISFRLVGNQDPHKIRKAFRAHVEARVPADCTVTFHEHGASPASVVPSDGAMLQKALGALTDEWGREAAIAGSGGSIPIVGDFKRKLGMDSLLIGYAQTDDRIHSPNEKYNLESYHKGIRSWVRVLDALSK; this is encoded by the coding sequence ATGACCGATGCCAACGCTCCGCTCGATGCCGTGCTTTCCCATGTCGATGCCAATGTCGACCAGAGCCTCGAGCGGCTGTTCACGCTTTTGCGGATTGCCTCGATTTCCACCGACCCTGCCTATGCCGGAGAATGCCACAAGGCAGCCGAGTGGCTGACCAATGAACTGCAAGGTCTCGATTTCGATTCTGCCGTGCGCCCTACCCCCGGCCATCCGATGGTGGTGGGTCATCAGCGCAGCGATGTCGGGCCGAATGTCCTTTTCTACGGCCATTACGACGTCCAGCCGGTCGATCCGATCGAACTCTGGACCAGCGAGCCGTTCGAGCCGAAAATTGGCGAGGAGAACGGGCGCAAGGTGATCCTTGCCCGCGGCGCGTCCGACGACAAGGGCCAGTTGATGACTTTCATCGAGGCCTGCCGGGCCTATAAGGCGGTGCGCGGAACGCTGCCGGTTGGCGTTACCGTATTGCTCGAGGGGGAAGAAGAATCCGGATCGCCGTCGCTGGACGGTTTTCTCAAGGAGAACGCTGCCGAACTCAAGGCCGACATTGCGCTGGTTTGCGACACGGACATGTGGGACGAGGAAACGCCCTCGATCATCACCATGCTGCGCGGGTTGATGGCCGACCAGGTCGAGATCCAGGCGGCGAGCCGCGACCTGCATTCGGGCATGTATGGCAACGCGGCGCGCAATCCCAATCAGGTGCTGGCCGAAATCATCGCCTCGCTGCGCAATCCCGATGGCTCGGTTGCCGTCGAGGGCTTTTACGACGACGTGCCCGAACTTCCCGCCGAGGTGGCCGAGCAGTGGAAGCGGCTGCCGTTCGACGAAAAGGCCTATCTGAGCGCTGTGGGCCTTTCCGAGCCCGCCGGCGAGAAAAACCGCTCAGTGCTCGAACAGATCACCTCACGCCCGACCTGCGAGATCAACGGTATGTGGGGCGGCTATACGGGCGATGGGTTCAAGACGGTGATCCCGGCCAAGGCGGGAGCCAAGATATCGTTCCGGCTGGTGGGCAATCAGGACCCGCACAAGATCCGCAAGGCCTTTCGCGCCCATGTCGAAGCGCGGGTGCCGGCAGATTGCACTGTGACCTTCCACGAACATGGTGCGAGCCCGGCATCGGTGGTGCCTTCGGACGGCGCCATGCTGCAAAAGGCGCTCGGGGCGCTGACCGACGAGTGGGGCCGTGAGGCCGCTATTGCGGGTTCGGGCGGCTCCATACCGATCGTGGGCGATTTCAAGCGCAAGCTGGGCATGGATTCGCTGCTGATCGGGTATGCCCAGACCGACGACCGTATCCACTCGCCCAATGAAAAGTACAATCTCGAGAGCTACCACAAGGGAATCCGGTCCTGGGTTCGGGTGCTCGACGCGCTGTCGAAATAA